A single Acropora palmata chromosome 5, jaAcrPala1.3, whole genome shotgun sequence DNA region contains:
- the LOC141880724 gene encoding E3 ubiquitin-protein ligase ubr3-like isoform X2 — protein MADGSSSVRAKQSTAANFKANCHTEKGKQEISGFLDGVLSLQRSFDVERQEWCLWLIAGGKRPEEFRNVLLSYDSPTICGLVWNKNFVAYRCRDCGISPCMSLCADCFHAGNHEGHDFNMFKSQAGGACDCGDEDVMKKEGFCDRHGVKESRGQSTPPGDLLAMAQIVIPRLCLRLHKQLRCMDPSLIDQVSDGMTDAEVLVNFLVQLCDTNTMKTIVAQSLMKRIVDIDTISTDRKPLSSSSVSSFSTPVLSPFERRGDTNFFSSGMSSDSFDDIVNFTFLDFLMDFVAQFEFPQKIVTFLLHLLPNADYKEAFTRVFCQNYQKIAKGLVYHRDSKRVEQLSNRIVHVSVQLFSNKILAEKVVQEQNLLHVMVKVLHEMTRPSLMKFRRGDVDSKHEVVNCQDQALVNHCYWPIVSDFINILTHKTIAKMFMQNSDLIKLWMKFIGYLTGVNLNLRKVLRHVEFEPNTYYTAFSVELEAASAPLWSFINACKSMKNVQCVQNMVSGTVEALERWYSRVSIKPQRGEVTFHLPLHRHLAAFMSLAVSHFEIPLEEVIPSQQLVRNICQELIHIQAAICEIRAGRWVRNGSQVRSQVRLYAECHFCNSLQDLDIFLLQVCAMFLDPDVLIDTMIESFSLRHCFKFGVPVVSSPPSFDVDTEASMVEGMLTLLVTLLSNRQHLGLTEQDILRQEMVAQLCMGDRTHSQLVDLIPDKPGQTHNTHDFDKILSELADYRGPGFESGSMQQGMYVPKDFVWEDYFDYTHVLLRAVQRQDAETSMQRYKTRLCKNGAPQSGTLWPPFRTLKPLPEKFHGLMHILHSRKLHGVLFFIFHKAVEDRNSLPEPVLYLAVYLTKLALLQNTRIPHFGSLANGDRQSRDSGCVIVDRCIDFLDAYGKDIEDLHEEGNHQPLNRDLLCKLELNPHAPLDPERISPQEVSAVMADVLHSHRFMKPRLFEPFLPFMNGVLSSTLQNQSSCQEKIAQLQHIQFLIEQQVPERRQLIIKLTNHLISVSQRPQTAARISGLVGDENKPHALELSMLLMYLHRYHEWLFRSYKVPLGWPKTIDDLGFTSVNMVDNVCHVAEAAQEPMDICDSSRTPELSKNGSPSCSDEHATHSHDDQGLNIWNSASFQGIVKQFKSVTKASQDVAMNLLKACKGNLEMAINLHYNREEIMPELANAVNDVAMETSPRDLASSDAPSEKEGINQSILSLLVKLKTSMTSSCSSSPERSTACSDGLRYLSELLDTISYSSPENADALRKLQPGPTQTSSSPSSPEGDSDDLAVKALRRKLARERQQKLLAEFASKQKTFMEKNMPKDADILHLMDVDTQPTSSSSGQADEHSFDCVICGQTSTSTERRPVGLVALLQPSTVLGHRAPHVRHSHHLLRREEEEARVITCGTNFLHRFEALKSRFGLISSMEACDAGTEGGVHVQTCGHLLHVDCHQSYLKSLQGEDANQLHHHQVLSFNPRNGEFTCPLCRQLGNCVVPIVPSHIISTNTATKNEAKSHEDRTSDLHASLKKFKLHTITKLTASAWNFTVLGAAIKVVVETVSELTGESERCSADKKFSLLYRMARTNLELEQVDKAARNLSSSRKSCFGALMRAFQFHSQTLVSPLISVWSDLTGNDELKDSGTSGSRVLCECPLLLRDATSLLIQLILSWPAALSLTDFKCLVQLVFNLVFVQTLVDTCCKFGGDDKLSWQELGKKAVSQEKLPSSFSADLLLGYVCRLLGNSSLVAEDNHTAGISQSVWSPHTVERSLQDSCLTFLRSACVMASLCYDVSVPQVEEPDAEFRVLASTLGLCTPHDASSSSTESFSCVSCLKWPRSKPLASIRHWCEALLLSAMQKKITLTRELLPNLRQWPSPKLLQLPERYDSIIQHYRKRKCTKCGSAPEDPAVCLVCGKFTCLQGKCCSDALGGTPNYECIQHALDCGRGTGIFLIVLSSVIIIIRAERVCIWGSVYLDSFGEEDRDLKRGKPLFLSQERFDRLQEQWLTHSFDHMCKRWKRHMNTL, from the exons ATGGCGGATGGCAGTAGTTCAGTAAGAGCAAAGCAAAGTACAGCCGCAAATTTCAAAGCTAATTGTCATACGGAGAAgggaaaacaagaaatcagTGGGTTTTTAGATGGCGTGCTTAGCCTTCAGCGATCTTTCGACGTTGAAAGACAAGAATGGTGTTTGTGGCTGATTGCGGGAGGCAAGCGTCCGGAAGAATTCAGAAATGTTTTGCTCTCTTACGACTCACCAACAATCTGCGGCCTTGtttggaataaaaattttgtgGCCTATCGATGCAGAGACTGCGGTATCTCACCTTGCATGTCATTGTGCGCGGATTGTTTTCACGCCGGAAATCATGAAGGACATGATTTCAACATGTTTAAAAGTCAAGCCGGAGGCGCCTGCGATTGCGGTGACGAAGATGTGATGAAGAAAGAGGG ATTTTGTGATCGACATGGAGTTAAAGAATCAAGAGGTCAAAGTACTCCTCCAGGTGACCTTCTGGCCATGGCACAAATTGTCATTCCAAGGCTGTGCTTGAGGCTGCACAAGCAATTAAGATGCATGGATCCATCTTTAATTG ATCAAGTATCAGATGGCATGACTGATGCAGAAGTTCTTGTGAACTTTCTGGTCCAGCTATGCGACACCAACACCATGAAAACTATCGTTGCCCAGTCTCTTATGAAGAGAATTGTAGATATAGATACAATTTCCACTGATAGGAAACCGTTATCTTCTTCATCGGTTTCATCGTTTTCTACCCCAGTACTGTCTCCTTTTGAAAGAAGAGGTGATACAAATTTCTTCTCAAGTGGCATGTCTTCAGATAGTTTTGATGACATTGTTAACTTCACTTTCTTGGACTTTTTGATGGACTTTGTTGCACAGTTTGAGTTTCCACAGAAGATTGTGAcatttcttcttcatcttttACCAAATGCAGATTATAag GAGGCATTTACCAGGGTATTCTGTCAGAATTATCAGAAAATAGCCAAAGGGCTGGTTTATCACAGGGATTCTAAGAGAGTGGAACAGTTGTCAAACCGCATTGTTCATGTCAGTGTCCAGTTATTTAGCAACAAGATTCTCGCTGAGAAAGTTGTCCAGGAGCAGAATCTACTTCATGTAATGGTGAAGGTTTTACATGAAATGACAAGGCCATCACTTATGAAATTCAGAAGAGGAG ATGTTGACTCAAAACACGAGGTAGTGAACTGCCAAGACCAGGCACTTGTCAATCACTGCTACTGGCCAATCGTCAGTGATTTTATCAATATCTTGACGCACAAAACCATTGCTAAgatgtttatgcaaaattcCGATCTTATAAAGCTGTGGATGAAATTCATTGGCTACTTGACTG GAGTGAATTTAAATTTACGCAAAGTTCTGAGGCATGTCGAATTTGAACCCAACACCTACTACACAGCATTCTCTGTGGAGCTAGAAGCAGCCTCCGCTCCTCTATGGAGTTTCATTAACGCGTGTAAATCTATG AAAAATGTTCAGTGTGTCCAAAACATGGTCAGTGGAACCGTGGAAGCTCTTGAACGATGGTACTCGAGAGTAAGCATAAAG CCTCAGCGCGGAGAAGTCACTTTTCATCTTCCTCTGCACCGTCATCTCGCCGCTTTTATGAGCCTG GCCGTTTCTCACTTTGAAATCCCTCTGGAAGAAGTGATTCCCTCGCAACAACTCGTAAGGAACATTTGTCAAGAGCTTATTCATATTCAG GCTGCCATTTGTGAAATCCGTGCTGGTCGGTGGGTGCGCAATGGATCGCAAGTTAGGAGCCAAGTTCGACTCTACGCTGAGTGTCATTTCTGCAATTCATTGCAGGATCTTGACATTTTCCTTCTTCAG GTCTGTGCGATGTTTTTGGATCCTGACGTTCTCATAGACACTATGATTGAGAG TTTCAGCCTGAGACACTGCTTTAAGTTTGGTGTTCCTGTGGTATCAAGTCCTCCCAGTTTCGATGTTGACACAGAAGCCTCTATGGTGGAGGGCATGCTCACTCTGCTTGTCACTCTTTTGAGCAATCGACAGCATCTAG GGCTTACTGAGCAAGATATCTTACGACAGGAGATGGTTGCTCAGCTGTGTATGGGGGACAGAACCCACAGTCAGTTAGTGGACCTCAT TCCGGATAAACCAGGACAAACTCACAATACGCATGATTTTGATAAAATTCTCAGTGAG CTGGCTGATTACAGAGGCCCGGGATTTGAAAGTGGCTCAATGCAACAAGGCATGTATGTCCCAAAAG ATTTTGTCTGGGAAGACTATTTTGATTACACCCATGTGTTGTTGAGAGCTGTCCAGCGACAGGATGCAGAAACATCGATGCAACGCTACAAAACGCG TCTGTGCAAGAACGGCGCACCGCAGAGCGGAACACTTTGGCCGCCTTTTCGGACGCTGAAACCACTCCCGGAAAAATTCCATGGCTTGATGCACATTTTGCACTCCAGGAAGCTTCATGGAGTCctgtttttcatatttcataaG GCTGTAGAGGACAGAAACTCCCTGCCTGAGCCAGTTTTGTATCTGGCAGTATATTTAACAAAGCTGGCTCTATTGCAGAACACTAGAATTCCACACTTT GGCTCTCTAGCCAATGGTGATCGACAGTCCAGGGACTCTGGCTGTGTAATCGTCGATCGCTGCATTGACTTCCTCGATGCCTATG GTAAAGATATTGAAGATCTCCATGAAGAAGGAAATCATCAACCTTTAAACAGAGATCTGTTATGCAAGCTGGAATTGA ACCCACATGCTCCACTTGATCCTGAAAGGATATCTCCACAGGAAGTGTCTGCCGTAATGGCGGATGTGTTGCACAGTCACCGCTTCATGAAACCTCGTCTTTTTGAGCCATTTTTACCGTTCATGAATGGAGTGCTTAGTAGCACGCTTC AGAACCAAAGCAGCTGTCAAGAGAAAATAGCCCAGCTGCAACACATACAGTTCTTAATTGAGCAGCAAGTGCCCGAGAGAAGACAGTTGATTATTAAACTTACCAATCATCTCATCAG TGTGTCCCAAAGACCTCAAACAGCAGCAAGAATCTCGGGCCTTGTTGGCGATGAAAACAAG CCTCATGCTTTAGAACTTTCCATGTTGCTCATGTACCTCCACAGATATCATGAGTGGCTCTTCCGG AGCTACAAAGTACCTCTTGGTTGGCCAAAGACCATTGATGATTTAGGTTTTACTTCAGTCAATATGGTTGATAATGTTTGTCATGTAGCTGAGGCTGCCCAGGAGCCGATGGACATTTGTGACAGCAGTAGAA CACCCGAATTGTCGAAAAATGGAAGTCCGAGTTGCTCAGATGAACATGCCACACATTCACATGACGACCAGGGGTTGAATATTTGGAACTCTGCGTCGTTCCAGGGAATCGTGAAACAATTCAAAAGTGTGACAAAGGCTTCTCAAG ATGTCGCAATGAACCTTCTGAAGGCTTGCAAAGGAAATCTTGAGATGGCAATCAATCTACACTACAACAGAGAAGAGATCATGCCGGAATTAGCCAATGCTGTCAATGACGTTGCCATGGAAACCAGCCCCCGAGATTTGGCCTCATCTGACGCGCCCAGTGAGAAGGAAGGAATAAATCAAAGTATTTTAAGTCTGTTAGTGAAGCTCAAAACGTCCATGACAAGCTCCTGTTCTTCATCACCCGAAAG GAGCACAGCATGCAGCGATGGATTGCGATACCTGTCAGAACTGTTAGACACGATAAGTTATTCCAGCCCAGAGAACGCAGACGCACTGCGCAAGCTTCAACCGGGACCAACCCAAACCAGTTCTTCTCCCTCCTCACCTGAGGGGGACAGCGATGATTTGGCAGTGAAAGCGCTCAG ACGAAAACTTGCCAGGGAGCGCCAGCAAAAGCTACTGGCTGAGTTTGCATCCAAGCAGAAGACTTTTATGGAGAAGAACATGCCAAAGGATGCAG ATATCCTTCATCTCATGGATGTGGACACACAGCCGACAAGTTCTTCAAGCGGTCAGGCGGATGAGCATTCGTTTGATTGCGTCATTTGCGGCCAAACGTCAACCTCAACTGAGAGGAGACCAGTTGGTTTGGTAGCGCTATTGCAACCAAGCACAG TCCTTGGCCATAGGGCACCTCATGTAAGACACAGTCATCATCTCCTTCGACGAGAGGAAGAGGAGGCCCGAGTGATCACCTGTGGAACGAACTTCTTACACAGATTTGAAGCGTTAAAAAGTCGCTTTGGCCTG ATTTCCAGTATGGAGGCGTGTGACGCAGGGACAGAAGGCGGAGTGCACGTACAGACCTGTGGACATCTCCTTCATGTAGACTGTCATCAATCGTACCTCAAGTCTCTTCAG GGCGAAGACGCTAATCAGCTCCACCATCATCAAGTACTGAGTTTCAACCCAAGGAATGGCGAATTTACGTGTCCGCTTTGCAGACAACTTGGTAATTGCGTGGTGCCCATTGTTCCTTCACATATCATCTCTACAAACACAGCAACGAAG AATGAAGCAAAGAGCCACGAGGATCGGACAAGTGATCTTCACGCATCTTTGAAGAAGTTTAAGCTCCAC ACGATCACCAAGCTAACAGCCAGTGCTTGGAATTTTACCGTGTTGGGTGCCGCTATCAAAGTTGTGGTGGAAACTGTCTCAGAACTCACCGGAGAAAGCGAAAGATGCTCGGCTGATAAGAAATTTAGTTTACTTTATAGGATGGCAAG GACAAATTTAGAGTTAGAACAAGTTGACAAAGCAGCCAGGAATCTTTCATCGTCTAGAAAATCTTGCTTTG GCGCTTTAATGCGTGCATTCCAGTTTCATTCCCAGACACTGGTGAGTCCTCTAATATCTGTCTGGTCAGATTTGACAGGAAACGATGAGTTGAAGGACTCGGGAACCAG TGGATCAAGGGTTTTATGTGAATGTCCTCTTCTACTGAGAGATGCCACATCGCTCTTAATTCAGCTTATTCTGTCGTGGCCAGCAGCACTTTCACTGA CCGACTTCAAATGCTTGGTTCAGTTAGTATTCAACTTGGTTTTTGTTCAG ACTTTAGTGGACACTTGTTGCAAGTTTGGCGGCGATGACAAACTTTCGTGGCAAGAATTAGGGAAGAAGGCAGTTTCACAG GAGAAGTTGCCGAGCTCCTTCTCGGCCGATTTGCTGTTAGGATACGTTTGTCGTCTGCTCGGCAACAGCAGCTTGGTCGCAGAGGATAATCACACTGCAGGG ATTTCCCAGTCAGTGTGGTCCCCTCATACTGTAGAGCGTTCCTTACAAGACTCTTGTCTGACCTTCCTTCGTTCGGCTTGTGTTATGGCTTCTCTTTGCTACGATGTGAGCGTGCCGCAAGTTGAG gaGCCTGATGCGGAATTTCGCGTCTTGGCCTCGACTCTAGGGTTATGTACGCCTCATGATGCTTCCTCCTCTAGTACCGAGTCTTTTTCGTGTGTCAGCTGTCTAAAGTGGCCTCGGTCCAAGCCCTTAGCGAGCATTAGACATTGGTGCGAAGCCTTGCTGTTATCTGCTATGCAAAAGAAGATCACCTTAACGAGG